One Papaver somniferum cultivar HN1 unplaced genomic scaffold, ASM357369v1 unplaced-scaffold_12, whole genome shotgun sequence genomic window, GTAATAACCCAAATCACAGTTCAAGTTGCTGTACTCCCAATAGGTCATTTCATGGCTAAGTTTTTACCAAAGAGTAAATTTTATTTGCCAATACGGGGTTTTGCGTCGAAGAAGTTCTCTCTGAATCCGGGTCCGTTTAATATGAAAGAACATGTATTGATTTTAATATTTGCTAATGCTGGGAGTGCTTTTGGAGCTGGTTCAGCTTATGCTGTTTATATTGTTTCCATTATTAAAGCGTTTTACGGCCGAGATATCTCATTTCTTGCTGGTTGGTTACTTATTATCACTACTCAGGTTTGATTACtttcttcaatttttcttcttttacttTCTTCTGTTGTGTTTTCTGGAATTGATGTTTACTATGTTTCTCATGGCTCTTTCCAGTGTATATTTTGTATTGCCGTCTTCGGTTTGGCATAAACTAGTCTGTCTTTAGCTGGGAGGGGTATGAGACAGCTTTGGCTCATTTTATTAGATCTGCTCACCCAAATGTTGTCTCGAATTGTACAGGTTTTGGGGTATGGTTGGGCTGGACTTCTAAGGAAATATGTGGTGGAACCTGCTCATATGTGGTGGCCGAGTACCCTCGTTCAAGTCTCTCTCTTCAGGTATTATGGGTACTGATCCTACAAAAAGATGGACGCGAATGAAAAAAAATCTGACCGTATTCGAAATGGGAATTTTTGCAGGGCATTGCATGAGAAGGACACTAACAAAATGTCAAGAGCCAAATTCttcttaattgcatttgtttgcagctttgcatgGTACGTAGTTCCAGGTAATCTATTTCCGACTCTGACAGGTATCTCATCGGTCTCCTGGGCGTTTTCAAAATCAGTTACGGCGCAACAAATTGGCTCTGGCATGAAAGGACTAGGTGTAGGAGCATTCACACTTGATTGGTCTGCTGTAGCTTCATTCTTGTTTAGTCCACTGATATCTCCGTTCTTTGCCATCGTAAACGTTTTATTCGGTTATGTATTATTCATGTATGTAGCAATCCCAATAGCCTACTGGGGTTTTGATCTGTATCATGCAAAGACATTCCCAATATTCTCCGCTGACTTGTTTCGGTCTAATGGAGAATCTTATAACATAACTTCCATTGTCAACCATGAGTTCCAAATAGATTATCCAAGTTATGATGCCCAAGGTCGCATTAACTTGAGTTCGTTTTTCGCACTTTCATACGGTTTCGGTTTTGCTACCATTGCTTCTACCCTCACTCATGTTTGGTTTTTCTAAGGAAGGTAAATTTCATCTATAAGTTCTTATTCTTCCTATCAAGTATTATCTAATACCAGTTTGCTTCTCTGGTTGCCATCCTGATTAAGTTGGTTTTCTTTGGATAAACAGGGAGATATATGAACGCTTTCGTGCATCATACAAAGGAAAAGAGGATATTCACACTAGATTAATGAACAAGTATCCGAAAATACCAGATTGGTGGTTTTACGCCATGCTTGCTGTCACAATCGTCATCTCGCTTATCTTGTGCACCGTTCTCAATGATCAAGTGCAGTTGCCATATTGGGGTCTAATCTTCGCTTGTGGACTCGCGTTCATATTCACTCTCCCCGTTAGTATCATAACTGCAACAACAAATCAGGTAACATACTTCCGAATTCCGAATATTGTCAGATGTGTGCAAAAGGTGAAGTTATTAATAGATTTGTGCTTCTGTTCAGACACCAGGACTAAACATAATAACAGAATACATAATGGGTCTTATCTTACCGGGATATCCAATTGCCAACGTCTGCTTCAAAACATATGGGTATATGAGTATGTCCCAAGCTGTTTCCTTCCTCAGTGATTTTAAGTTAGGCCATTACATGAAGATCCCACCAAGATCAATGTTCTTGGTTCAGGTACTGCATCTTTCTACTCGTAACATAATTTCATTAGTGTCGATTTGTTTCTTTCGTCTAAATAGGGTATTAATTGACATGTTCTTCCAACCAGTTGATAGGAACCATTATAGCCGGATCAGTCAACATTGGAGTTGCATGGTGGTTATTAACCACAACAAAGGACATATGCCACCCAGAACGTCTTCCAGCTAACAGTCCATGGACATGTCCCAGTGATCGAGTGTTCTTTGACGCATCCGTCATTTGGGGTCTGGTCGGACCAAAGCGTATATTTGGACCACTAGGAAACTATCCAGCACTTAACTGGTTCTTCCTAGGCGGTGCAGTCGGACCAATATTGGTTTGGTTACTTCACAAATCATTTCCTAACCAGAATAATAAAACCTTTTTGATCCCGTATTGCCATTGGGTTTAAGGTATGTTCGGACGGGGTTTTAATCCGCCATGGTGGTGAGCATGCCACCTAGAACGACCGTGAGTGCTGCGGCCATCATAACCCGCCGACGTGGCCTGACGGCCTCAGCGTCCTTGGTGGGGCCAAGGAGAACACTCTTCGGCTCAACCTGTCTCGACGCCGATTGATTATTTCGGATTTCCCATCTCGTTACTCCGCATATCATGAGGTCCGTCTATTATCAGCAATAATCCGTCTCGTTTTTCAGACCGATTGCAACTGTTAGGTCTATTCCACTTCCCCGATGACGCCCCTACCAAATACATCCCCCTAACTGATGATGTCCAATCCGGAATAGCGGGCTCGGGCATGGCCAGCGGGCGGCTGTTCGATGGGACCGGTCATCATCAGTTGTCGGCTAGTCGTTTTCATTATCGGGGACAAGCTGATCCGCCAACACGGGATTGAGTGCCCTTGTTGCGAAATCATTTCCTAACCAGTCTTGGATTGCATTGATTAATCTTCCAGTTCTATTAGGCGCAACAGCTTATATGCCACCGGCAAGAGCAGTGAACTATAATTCATGGATCATAGTTGGAACCATATTCAACTATTTTGTGTTTAGGTATAGGAAAAATGGTGGACAAGGTACAATTACGTTCTTTCAGCTGCACTTGATGCTGGAGTTGCATTCATGGGTGTTTTGCTATATTTCGCGCTGACTTTGGAAAATCAAAGCCTCGATTGGTGGGGAACGTGTGGTGAGCATTGCCCGTTAGTCGATTGTCCGACTGCTCCTGATGTGATTGGTGGCCCTCAGAGTCCTGTTTTTTAATCACTCATAAACAAACACTTATATTGAAACAAGGCATCACAGACCCTGGAAAACTAATGTAACgcaataaatatttttttgcaCCTGAAGTACTGGGAAAATATGGCATTAGACGAGTAAGATTCCACGTTCACTTGGATTATACATGTTTAGAGTTGGGGACGTCATAAGAACGTGTAATGAATGACTCTCTTCAGCCGAATTGCGTGTTTTCGAACTAACTAGGCATCCTAAAATCATGTTTTCCTTCCCTCTTTGACAACCCATGCATTTACTCTCTTTATAACCACTATATATAATTCCGGAAAAATACATTAACGAATAAgggaaaacaaataaaaaatttattcttAGTAAATCTCCCTTAAATGGCACCAAAATTAGCAGctttcctcatcttcatcattttccTTTTAGCTATATCAGATACTGCCTCAAGCAGCATAAAATGCAGCCTTACCAATCCGAGGTACAGCTGCTATGAAGCACCAGCACCAGCTGTATCTACCAGTCCACCATCAGTACCTGTTTCAGTGTTTCAGCACCAGCAGTACTCATAAATCCATAAAACGTAACGaacttttaaataaataaatggtCTAATGCCATAAAATGGTTTCTCTCTTCTATCTTATCTTTTAAATAATTTAATAAACCAGCTGTtaactttacaaaaataaaatagatagtTATTATTAGATGGGGAGATTAGTATCTGAGCATGAAGGTTTGGATAAATGACTGGGGTGGAAATACCTGTGTGAATGAACAAAATTGGGTTAAAATTTGAAGTAGGCATAATTGagcagcaagattttgttgagtTTCAACAACTCGATTTAAAACTGGTAAAAGTTAAAACTAACATCAGCTAGCATCTTCTTAAGAGTTTTGACGCATAGTTGCCAAGAATATCCTGCCATACAGAAACAGAATAATAATACAAGGACAAGGGGTATACTACATATAGACTACTTAACTTCGTTCAAACTCATTAAGTGTACTCTATCGATTTGCTTTGTAATGGCTGAGGAGGAATttcttcaagaacttgtctttCTCGTGGAGGTAAAGAATATCTTTGGAGGCATCGTAGATTCGTTCCATTCCACGAATTGTCTGTGTTGTTTAGCTTGTCTATTCTTTTGGTGATAGAAGGGTTGCTTTTGAGCAGGGAGCTTTCTATAAtgcaaacaatttatttgttagaaAATTCTTGTCTCTCTAAAGCAAAATCCTTTTTGATCGTACATACTTTTTCCCTAGTCTTATTCCTCTGTAGATTTTCTATATCACAATTATCACTTAGTTTTCAAATTGCATGCATGACAAATTCCATaaatttaaaagaaacaaaaaagtaaCACAAAGTATGAAAACAAACGTTGATGTCATAAAATACTATATCCAAATAAGCAAGAACCAAGTCTGTACTGAGTAATAGCAAATCCATAAATatcttaaaagaagaaaaaataaacgcCAAATATAAATAGTAGTTCTTGGACCACTCGGGTAGTGCAAGAAGAGCACATTGATCCAAGTGTCAGAAAACAGGACAGCCTTTAACAACGACACCTTTAGCTGTCGGACAAGTAGCCAAGTCGCAGTACTCACCACCTGTGCCCCACCAGTTCAGAGGCGTACCGCTGAGCGCAAAGTATATGAGTACTGACATAATAGCCACTCCAGCATCTAAGGCAGCAGAAAGAACATAGTTGTACCTTTGCCACCAATTTTTGCGGTAGCGGAAAACGAAATAGTTGAAGATGACTCCGATCAGTATCCATGAGGTGTAGTTTATAGCTGAAGCAGGTGGCATCATTGCGGTCGCTTGCAGAATGACTGGAATGTTAATCAATGTAATCCAGGTTTGTTTTTTGAATTTCTTATGCATTCCCCAAACCAAAACTGGAGCTAGAAGACCCCCGAGAAAAAACCAGTTTAGAGCTATATAGTTTCCGTCAACCCCAAAGATACGCTTTGGTCCGGCCAGACCCCAGATTACAGACGCGTCAAAGAAAACTCGGTCAGTTGGGCACGTCCAAGGGCTATTAGCTGGAAGGAGATCATCCTGACATATATTCGGAATCGAGGTCAGCATGTACCATGCTGTCCCTGTGTTGATTACTCCAGCTATGATGGTTCCGATGAGCTGATAGATAGAGAACCGGTTAGAAAATGTATAATGAGCTGATAAAATTATGAAGATCTTTTTCGATTCATACTGTATGATATACACAATTGTTTTGTCATCTGTAAGCTGCAACTGTAGTCCTGATGTTGaacaatgggaaaaagaaaaaaaaaaagcgtGATATATAGTACCTGAACTAAGAACATTGATCTCGGCGGGATCTTCATGTAGTGCCCTAGCTTGAAATCCTGGAGGAAGGCGATGGCTTGGGTCATGCTTATATACCCATATGTTTTGAAGCATACGTTTGCAATTGGCATTCCAGGTCGGATAAGTCCCATAAAGTATTCCGTGATGATGTTTAGTCCTGGTGTCTATAACAAAAACCAATATGTAAAGAATATCAGTCGGGGATTGCATGTGCAACATTATGCTTGAGCATCTTAAAATAACAAACCCCGGTTGATATGATGAATATATCTTCCAATGCAGTTTGTCACATTACGATTTATAATACAACTGATTAACTGATAGCTTACCTGATTCGTAGTAGCAGTGATGATGCTGATAGGAAGAGTGAAGACCAAAGATATTGCGCAAGCCAAGATAAGTGCCCACCATGGCATCTGAATCTCAGCTTTTGCGAAACCGCAAAGCAGAAGAGAAACTACAAATGACACCCCAAGCAAGAGGTAAAACCACCAGTTGGGTATGTCCTTGTACTCCTTCATCAATCGTGTATGGATATCCTCCTTTTCCGTACGTGAAGCTCTAAATTTTGCCCATACCTCCCTGTGCAGTTACAACAACAATAAACCTTATTAAATGTCCAGGAGATAAGTAACAGTAAACGGGAAACTCCATGAAAATCGTAGACTTGCCATCCATGAAACAGGAAAACATGTGCCAGGGTGGCTGCGATGGTGGCAAAACCAATTCCGTAGCTGACA contains:
- the LOC113330908 gene encoding oligopeptide transporter 4-like, translating into MATVLEIEQEQPKITKVEEEEISPIEEVRLTVSTIDDPTLPIWTFRMWVLGLISCAALSFINTFFSYRTAPLIITQITIQIASLPIGKFMAYALPTTKFNVPGLGECSLNPGPFNMKEHVLISMFANAGSAFGNGPAYAINIVSIVKAFYKRKISFITSLLLVITTQVLGYGWAGVMRKYVVEPSQMWWPASMPQVSLFRALHEKDHDKQWMSKGKFFMIACIASFVWALVPGYLFPTLTTISVLCLAWAFPKSVTAHQIGSGLNGLGIGSFTFDWTTVASYLYSPLISPFFATVNVAIGYALILYVITPISYWGLNLYNAKTFPIYSSHLFTSQGHRYNVSAIVNDKFEIDALQYAQQGRINMSTLFAVSYGIGFATIAATLAHVFLFHGWQVWAKFRASRTEKEDIHTRLMKEYKDIPNWWFYLLLGVSFVVSLLLCGFAKAEIQMPWWALILACAISLVFTLPISIITATTNQTPGLNIITEYFMGLIRPGMPIANVCFKTYGYISMTQAIAFLQDFKLGHYMKIPPRSMFLVQLIGTIIAGVINTGTAWYMLTSIPNICQDDLLPANSPWTCPTDRVFFDASVIWGLAGPKRIFGVDGNYIALNWFFLGGLLAPVLVWGMHKKFKKQTWITLINIPVILQATAMMPPASAINYTSWILIGVIFNYFVFRYRKNWWQRYNYVLSAALDAGVAIMSVLIYFALSGTPLNWWGTGGEYCDLATCPTAKGVVVKGCPVF